From Cyprinus carpio isolate SPL01 chromosome A7, ASM1834038v1, whole genome shotgun sequence, a single genomic window includes:
- the LOC109073225 gene encoding E3 ubiquitin-protein ligase TRIM39-like, protein MAEFLPTSPRQNRRQRMDKPPSLTPSSGPLAEELQCSVCLDVFTDPVSTPCGHNFCKRCLNQCWNNSQNCYCPFCKETFSKRPDLKINTALRQVVQLFEEKFSLMKFEVLCDICNDVKLKALKSCLVCQTSYCETHLEPHLRVLSLKKHKLMDPVENIKDYICQKHERPLELFCRDDQTYVCVFCTDGDHKTHNTVHLEEESKNKKAQLVKTQKDMQQRMQDRIRKIQDIKHSAELRKKSTEQKKAASVKLFSDLIRSIKRCQAELLEMMEEKQKAAEKQEEKLIQELQQELTELKMRNTELDHLLHTEDHLQLLQIDPSLYSPPPTRNWPEISMNTDVSVEALRRALTQLQETLDQKLSQTVMKRMQHHAVDVTLDPYTAHPNLILSDDGKQVTHGDIKQELPNNPERFDYSASVLGKEGFSSGRFYFEVQVKGKTGWTLGVARESINRKGPIAMRPQCGCWAIWLRNGNEYWACAGPLVSLSPRVKLQKVGVFVDYEEGLVSFYDVESRSHIYSFTGQSFTDVLYPYFCPYPNDKGQNSAPLIISPVNYNY, encoded by the exons cTCTGACACCCTCCAGTGGTCCTCTGGCTGAGGAGCTTCAGTGTTCAGTGTGTCTGGATGTGTTCACTGATCCAGTCAGCACTCCATGTGGACACAACTTCTGTAAGAGGTGCCTGAACCAGTGCTGGAACAACAGTCAGAACTGTTACTGTCCATTCTGTAAAGAAACATTCAGTAAAAGACCCGACCTCAAGATCAACACAGCACTTCGACAGGTTGTACAACTCTTTGAGGAAAAGTTCAGTCTGATGAAATTTGAAGTTCTCTGTGATATTTGCAATGACGTAAAGCTGAAAGCCTTgaagtcctgtctggtgtgtcagACCTCTTACTGTGAAACTCACCTGGAGCCTCATCTGAGAGTCCTGAGCTTAAAGAAACACAAACTGATGGACCCTGTGGAGAATATAAAGGACTATATATGCCAGAAACACGAGAGACCTCTGGAGCTGTTCTGTAGAGATGATcagacgtatgtgtgtgtgttttgcactgaTGGAGACCACAAGACTCACAACACTGTTCATCTAGAGGAGGAGAGTAAAAATAAGAAG GCTCAGCTGGTGAAGACACAGAAGGACATGCAGCAGAGGATGCAAGACAGAATTAGGAAGATTCAAGACATCAAACATTCAGCAGAACTCAGAAAA AAAAGCACAGAGCAAAAGAAAGCAGCCAGTGTTAAGCTCTTCAGCGATCTGATTCGCTCCATTAAGAGATGTCAGGCTGAGCTGCTGGAGATGATGGAGGAGAAGCAGAAAGCAGCTGAGAAACAGGAGGAAAAACTTATTCAAGAGCTGCAGCAGGAACTCACTGAGCTCAAGATGAGAAACACTGAGCTGGATCATCTCTTACACACTGAGGATCACCTCCAGCTCCTACAG ATCGATCCATCCCTGTACAGTCCTCCACCCACCAGGAACTGGCCTGAGATCAGTATGAATACTGATGTGAGTGTGGAGGCTCTGAGGAGAGCTCTGACTCAACTGCAGGAAACTCTAGACCAGAAACTCAGTCAAACTG TTATGAAGAGGATGCAGCATCATGCAG TGGATGTGACTCTGGATCCTTATACAGCCCATCCAAATCTCATCCTATCTGATGATGGGAAACAAGTGACACATGGGGACATTAAACAGGAGCTCCCAAACAACCCGGAGAGGTTTGATTACAGTGCCTCTGTCCTGGGAAAAGAGGGATTCTCCTCAGGGAGATTTTATTTTGAGGTTCAAGTGAAGGGAAAGACCGGCTGGACTTTAGGAGTGGCCAGAGAATCTATTAACAGGAAGGGGCCGATTGCAATGCGCCCTCAGTGTGGATGCTGGGCAATTTGGCTGAGGAATGGGAATGAATATTGGGCTTGTGCTGGTCCTCTTGTCTCTCTGTCTCCAAGAGTGAAGCTGCAGAAGGTGGGGgtgtttgtggattatgaggaGGGTCTGGTCTCCTTCTATGATGTAGAGTCTAGATCTCATATTTACTCTTTCACTGGTCAGTCTTTCACTGATGTATTATACCCATATTTTTGTCCCTATCCTAATGATAAAGGTCAAAATTCAGCACCGCTGATCATCTCACctgttaattataattactga